From one Amycolatopsis sp. FDAARGOS 1241 genomic stretch:
- the trxA gene encoding thioredoxin, protein MANTVKVTDKSFVDDVLTSEKPVLVDFWATWCGPCKMVAPVLEEIAAENGEKLTVAKLDIDENPNTARDYQVMSIPTLILFQGGKPVKQIVGAKPKAALLSDLADVL, encoded by the coding sequence ATGGCCAACACCGTGAAGGTGACCGACAAGAGTTTCGTGGATGACGTGCTCACCAGTGAGAAGCCGGTTCTGGTCGATTTCTGGGCGACCTGGTGCGGGCCGTGCAAGATGGTCGCGCCGGTGCTCGAGGAGATCGCGGCCGAGAACGGCGAGAAGCTGACCGTCGCGAAGCTCGACATCGACGAGAACCCGAACACGGCGCGTGACTACCAGGTGATGTCGATCCCGACGCTGATCCTGTTCCAGGGCGGCAAGCCGGTGAAGCAGATCGTCGGTGCCAAGCCCAAGGCCGCGCTGCTGTCCGACCTGGCCGACGTGCTCTGA
- the trxB gene encoding thioredoxin-disulfide reductase — protein sequence MAAEEIRNLIIVGSGPAGYTAAVYAARAQLEPLVFEGTQFGGALMTTTEVENFPGFRDGIQGPDLMEEMRKQAERFGAELRAEDVESLELTGDVKYVVANGTRYAARAVVLAMGAAARYLNVPGEQDLLGRGVSACATCDGFFFRDHDIAVAGGGDSAMEEATFLTKFAKSVTIVHRRDEFRASKIMLERARANDKIKWQLNSQITGVEGDGKVSGLTVKDTRTGEEKQLDVTGFFVAIGHDPRSELVRGQVELDEDGYVVTRGRTSYTNVPGVFAAGDLVDRTYRQAITAAGSGCSAAIDAERWLAEHGDPDAHEAAELVGGGYGAGAR from the coding sequence GTGGCTGCCGAGGAAATCAGGAACCTGATCATCGTGGGGTCGGGTCCGGCCGGTTACACGGCTGCGGTGTACGCGGCCCGGGCGCAGCTGGAACCGCTGGTGTTCGAGGGCACGCAGTTCGGTGGTGCGTTGATGACGACCACGGAGGTCGAGAACTTCCCGGGCTTCCGCGACGGCATCCAGGGCCCGGACCTGATGGAGGAGATGCGCAAGCAGGCCGAGCGTTTCGGGGCGGAGCTGCGCGCGGAGGACGTCGAATCGCTGGAGCTGACCGGCGACGTCAAGTACGTCGTCGCGAACGGCACGCGCTACGCCGCGCGCGCCGTGGTGCTGGCGATGGGGGCGGCGGCCCGGTATCTGAACGTGCCGGGTGAGCAGGACCTGCTGGGGCGTGGGGTGTCGGCCTGTGCGACCTGTGACGGGTTCTTCTTCCGCGATCACGACATCGCCGTGGCCGGGGGTGGTGATTCGGCGATGGAGGAGGCGACGTTCCTGACGAAGTTCGCGAAGTCGGTGACGATCGTGCACCGGCGCGACGAGTTCCGCGCCTCGAAGATCATGCTGGAGCGGGCGCGGGCGAACGACAAGATCAAGTGGCAGCTGAACTCGCAGATCACGGGTGTCGAGGGGGACGGCAAGGTTTCGGGCCTGACGGTGAAGGACACCCGGACCGGCGAGGAGAAGCAGCTGGACGTGACCGGGTTCTTCGTCGCGATCGGGCACGACCCGCGCAGCGAGCTGGTGCGGGGCCAGGTCGAGCTGGACGAGGACGGTTACGTGGTGACGCGGGGTCGTACGTCGTACACGAACGTGCCGGGGGTGTTCGCGGCCGGTGATCTGGTGGATCGCACCTATCGGCAGGCGATCACGGCGGCGGGTTCGGGGTGCAGCGCGGCCATCGACGCGGAACGATGGCTGGCCGAGCACGGCGACCCGGATGCCCACGAGGCGGCCGAGCTGGTCGGCGGCGGCTACGGCGCCGGCGCCCGTTGA